The Brassica napus cultivar Da-Ae chromosome C7, Da-Ae, whole genome shotgun sequence genome has a segment encoding these proteins:
- the LOC106410261 gene encoding uncharacterized protein LOC106410261 — MSQSLLHVCKTCGKWFATAKAVYGHQRVHSELKRKPRVRVFCSVSTSIESKALDPSLSLKESSSYSFMSEIEKQEMDEAAMSLVMLSQGVSHIRNLPPGIDQPKQEFFSEVSATCSDVVVAQALPSPLRSKSLAKGESNFSYRIKICGKSFERSLGGHSLPVLADSGAKKVVPEPSCFGVSQEELVERGDANVEEHSVEARQGFSKVSSHSGVEKPSSYGDVVAQEALLIPLGSRLQEEPESNCSYRCKVCGKSFGCFQSLGGHQNLHRGGKRKRFEDGSSPSASSEAKKIVPQPSKSFEVSQEEHSVELKEGFEKFSSCSDVLAQPSPSPRRCNMQKGSQSNSSYERGLKML; from the coding sequence ATGTCTCAGAGCCTTCTTCACGTTTGCAAAACTTGCGGAAAATGGTTCGCGACTGCGAAAGCTGTGTACGGTCACCAGAGGGTTCACTCCGAGTTGAAACGGAAgcctagggttagggttttttGCTCTGTTTCGACCTCCATCGAATCTAAAGCCCTTGATCCTTCGTTGTCGCTCAAAgaatcttcttcttattcttttatgAGTGAGATTGAGAAACAAGAGATGGATGAAGCTGCCATGAGCTTGGTTATGTTATCTCAAGGAGTTTCTCATATCAGAAACTTGCCTCCGGGTATTGATCAGCCGAAACAAGAGTTCTTCAGTGAAGTGTCTGCTACTTGCAGTGATGTTGTTGTTGCTCAGGCATTGCCTTCTCCTCTGAGGAGTAAGTCTCTGGCGAAAGGGGAGAGTAACTTTAGCTATAGAATCAAAATATGCGGCAAGAGTTTTGAGCGTTCTCTAGGTGGTCATTCACTGCCTGTGTTGGCGGACTCAGGAGCTAAGAAGGTTGTTCCAGAACCATCATGCTTTGGAGTCTCTCAGGAGGAGTTGGTTGAACGTGGAGATGCTAATGTGGAAGAACATTCTGTTGAGGCGAGGCAAGGTTTCAGTAAAGTGTCTTCTCACTCAGGTGTCGAAAAGCCTAGCAGTTACGGTGATGTTGTTGCTCAAGAAGCGTTGCTTATTCCATTGGGAAGTAGGTTGCAGGAAGAACCAGAGAGTAACTGTAGCTATAGATGCAAAGTATGCGGCAAGAGTTTTGGGTGTTTTCAATCTCTAGGAGGCCACCAAAATCTTCACAGAGGGGGTAAAAGGAAGAGATTTGAAGATGGTAGTTCACCGTCTGCCTCATCAGAAGCTAAGAAGATTGTTCCACAACCATCAAAAAGCTTCGAGGTCTCTCAGGAGGAACATTCTGTGGAGTTGAAAGAAGGTTTCGAAAAGTTTAGTAGTTGCAGTGATGTTCTTGCTCAACCATCACCTTCTCCTCGGAGATGTAATATGCAGAAAGGATCACAGAGTAACTCCAGCTATGAGAGGGGTTTGAAAATGTTGTAG